One segment of Chloroflexota bacterium DNA contains the following:
- a CDS encoding amidohydrolase family protein → APRRAGPIGHGEAQDRVTLLPETGFDMQVLIPDGIFANPFGSPLGRPRDPAVRLALSKAFNNASAAAQEECPDQLIGTAIIPFQDVQESCLEATRAVKDLGLKAITINGNWVGRNYDATELYPFWRTVSELDVPLYVHHNPFQCQVHDHMPTTYTLGWERMNRMHISNYLGFAFEYMMGMASLTLGGVLNEFPDLKFVFFESGGSWLPWLMYTLDRTHHVEPQCSRVPNPPSEYIRRSCLVAVEPDEWCLPSAISAIGSDNFIIGSDYPHPPSTYPNTAAGIENMEGITQEDKEKILGTNIAPWLGVK, encoded by the coding sequence GCACCGAGGCGCGCGGGCCCCATCGGTCACGGCGAGGCGCAGGACCGCGTGACGCTGCTGCCGGAGACGGGCTTCGACATGCAGGTGCTCATCCCTGACGGCATCTTCGCCAACCCCTTCGGCTCGCCGCTCGGGCGCCCTCGCGACCCCGCCGTCAGGTTGGCGCTCTCCAAGGCGTTCAACAACGCCTCGGCCGCCGCGCAGGAGGAGTGCCCGGACCAACTCATCGGCACGGCCATCATCCCGTTCCAGGACGTCCAGGAGTCGTGCCTGGAGGCGACGCGGGCGGTCAAGGACCTTGGCCTGAAGGCGATCACGATCAACGGCAACTGGGTCGGCAGGAACTACGACGCCACGGAGCTGTACCCGTTCTGGCGCACCGTCAGCGAGCTTGACGTGCCGCTGTACGTCCACCACAACCCGTTCCAGTGCCAGGTGCACGACCACATGCCCACCACCTACACGCTTGGGTGGGAGCGCATGAACCGCATGCACATCAGCAACTACCTGGGTTTCGCCTTCGAGTACATGATGGGCATGGCCAGCCTGACCCTGGGCGGCGTCCTGAACGAGTTCCCGGACCTCAAGTTCGTCTTCTTCGAGTCCGGCGGTTCCTGGCTGCCGTGGCTGATGTACACCCTCGACCGGACGCACCACGTCGAGCCGCAGTGCTCGCGCGTGCCGAACCCGCCGAGCGAGTACATCCGGCGCTCGTGCCTGGTGGCCGTCGAGCCCGACGAGTGGTGCCTGCCGAGCGCCATCTCGGCCATCGGCAGCGACAACTTCATCATCGGCAGCGACTACCCGCACCCGCCGTCGACGTACCCGAACACCGCGGCGGGCATCGAGAACATGGAAGGCATCACCCAGGAGGACAAGGAGAAGATCCTGGGCACGAACATCGCGCCCTGGCTCGGGGTGAAGTAG
- a CDS encoding GNAT family N-acetyltransferase has product MPTPRIIRLATPADALQCASIYAPHVRDSAVSFEMEPPSADEVAQRIVTTLQRFPWLVCVDGNEVTGYAYAGAHRQRAAFQWSVEVSVYVKDGHHRQGVGKALYTSLFACLRVLGYYNAYAVIALPNDASVALHESLGFRHVGTLTDVGYKLGKWHPVGYWEMGLRDRSAPAPPVSVPEVSGTAAWTEAVASGERLLG; this is encoded by the coding sequence ATGCCAACACCACGCATCATCAGACTCGCGACACCGGCGGACGCGCTGCAATGCGCGAGCATCTACGCGCCTCACGTTCGCGATTCCGCCGTGTCGTTCGAGATGGAGCCCCCGTCCGCCGACGAGGTCGCTCAGCGCATCGTGACCACGCTGCAGCGGTTCCCGTGGCTCGTGTGCGTCGACGGGAATGAGGTCACTGGCTACGCCTACGCCGGCGCGCATCGGCAGCGGGCCGCGTTCCAGTGGTCGGTTGAGGTGTCCGTTTACGTCAAGGACGGGCATCACCGGCAGGGCGTTGGGAAGGCGCTGTACACCTCTCTCTTCGCATGCCTGCGCGTCCTCGGCTACTACAATGCCTACGCCGTCATCGCGCTGCCGAACGACGCGAGCGTCGCGCTGCACGAATCGCTTGGGTTCCGGCACGTCGGCACCCTCACCGACGTTGGATACAAGCTGGGGAAGTGGCACCCCGTGGGGTACTGGGAGATGGGGCTGCGGGACCGGTCCGCGCCTGCGCCGCCGGTGAGCGTGCCGGAAGTATCGGGGACCGCGGCGTGGACGGAGGCTGTGGCGTCTGGGGAGCGGCTGCTGGGTTAG